The Kluyveromyces lactis strain NRRL Y-1140 chromosome B complete sequence genome contains a region encoding:
- a CDS encoding uncharacterized protein (highly similar to uniprot|P0C5R9 Saccharomyces cerevisiae YPR170W-B) — protein sequence MRPVVSPGKAWFCTVLSAFGVVILSVIGHLFKTNHESFVGSINDPENGPAVAHTIFLAVGVYAVFFVFCGSQVYLSQRKPSVELR from the exons ATGAGACCAGTAGTTTCT CCGGGAAAAGCATGGTTTTGCACCGTGCTATCTGCATTCGGTGTGGTAATCCTTTCAGTGATAGGACACCTTTTCAAGACAAACCACGAGTCCTTTGTTGGATCTATCAATGATCCTGAAAACGGTCCTGC CGTCGCACATACTATATTCCTGGCAGTAGGCGTTTATGCTGTGTTTTTTGTGTTCTGCGGTTCCCAAGTGTACCTTTCACAAAGAAAACCATCAGTGGAACTACGTTGA
- the BSP1 gene encoding Bsp1p (some similarities with uniprot|Q06604 Saccharomyces cerevisiae YPR171W BSP1 Adapter that links synaptojanins Inp2p and Inp53p to the cortical actin cytoskeleton) yields MYKSRGAARDPELNSFLSRVEQLDSERIKKKPSVKPKPKNLKYNDDDYEKAEDLLRGSYKSNSQYDTETDRPVSSLAYKSAYNYDKTFSPKKNGDSSVSARDRDDNNGHYENLGNGTRRISKFDDVYRDREHSQGEFVVSKEDYEMLMSMKGGQSVSRPDNFPSRGSARNLSGNEEDFDVRVQKNSGKNPKPKPKPKPNPKVINGTLNEPERPGRYRGYDRHSDVDISDDDGTEFNGNKPLSVRIGGDSDKKKKKSAKNGKVKKSFEDESDDEIDLNESGPVFSSRNFKDHDDIAETVAAQRKAKKAVPPPPKKRNSSKDSSKDSSKASTAKYNIIDTDPVDEFSEVFQKIRLSQGTTDEESKCNGKKNGKVAPKKPAKKSELRNPKVRSSRPSLPSDDDAYNSNDDDDDEYDEQNEFFAVRKSLRKTHTAPSRRDITPEAVKAKSKLNKPPSSISSVEEIPEAMAKRQALLRSSTESEIEKKSSSSLKSLQKHGSKFQKQLIKTINSSQASLSALASSTASSANSSSDALNAKTKKMLTKVRSKGPKRKLPTDVTKL; encoded by the coding sequence ATGTACAAGTCTCGTGGTGCGGCTAGGGACCCAGAATTGaattctttcctttctAGGGTAGAACAATTGGATTCGGAGAGGATTAAGAAGAAACCTTCTGTTAAACCGAAAccaaagaatttgaaatataacGATGATGATTATGAAAAAGCGGAAGATTTGTTGAGGGGTTCATACAAGAGTAATTCACAGTACGATACAGAGACAGATAGGCCAGTATCTAGTCTAGCTTATAAGTCGGCATACAACTACGATAAGACTTTttcaccaaagaagaatggtGATTCAAGCGTTTCGGCTCGTGACCGAGATGACAACAATGGTCATTATGAAAATTTGGGAAACGGTACTCGTAGGATCTCAAAGTTCGACGATGTTTATAGGGACAGAGAGCACTCACAGGGTGAGTTTGTGGTGTCAAAAGAGGACTATGAGATGCTGATGAGTATGAAAGGCGGTCAATCTGTCTCGAGACCTGATAATTTTCCTTCGAGAGGTTCTGCCCGTAATTTGTCtggaaatgaagaagatttcgaTGTCAGGGTCCAAAAAAATTCCGGAAAAAACCCGAAACCAAAACCgaaaccaaaaccaaacCCTAAAGTGATTAACGGAACTCTGAATGAGCCTGAACGTCCTGGACGTTACCGCGGCTATGATCGTCACTCGGACGTGGACATCAGCGACGATGATGGCACTGAATTCAATGGTAACAAACCGTTGTCAGTGAGAATTGGAGGTGACTCcgataaaaagaaaaagaagagtgCAAAGAATGGGAAGGTCAAAAAATCgtttgaagatgaatcCGATGACGAGATCGATTTAAACGAATCCGGACCTGTCTTCTCTTCCAGGAATTTCAAGGATCACGATGATATCGCCGAAACGGTTGCTGCACAAAGAAAGGCGAAAAAGGCAGTTCCGCCTccaccaaagaaaagaaattctaGCAAGGACTCTAGCAAGGACTCTAGCAAGGCTTCTACCGCCAAGTACAACATCATCGACACTGATCCAGTGGACGAATTCTCCGAggttttccaaaaaattAGATTGTCTCAGGGTACCACCGACGAAGAGTCCAAATGCAACGGTAAAAAGAACGGTAAAGTTGCACCAAAGAAACCTGCAAAAAAATCTGAACTTAGAAACCCTAAAGTGAGATCATCAAGACCTTCGTTACCATCTGATGACGATGCTTACAACAGcaatgatgatgacgatgacgaaTATGACGAACAAAACGAATTTTTCGCTGTAAGAAAATCGCTACGTAAGACCCACACAGCACCATCTCGTCGTGATATCACTCCAGAAGCAGTTAAAGCCAAGTCTAAACTGAACAAACCTCCTTCTTCTATCAGTTCTGTAGAAGAAATACCTGAAGCGATGGCAAAGAGGCAAGCTCTTTTGAGATCCTCAACGGAATCggaaattgaaaagaaatcctcttcatcattaAAGAGCCTACAAAAGCATGGCTCAAAGTTCCAAAAGCAACTGATTAAAACAATCAACAGTAGTCAGGCCTCTCTATCGGCATTGGCGTCGTCAACTGCATCATCTGCAAACTCATCATCTGACGCATTGAATGCgaagacaaagaaaatgctaACAAAGGTACGTTCTAAGGGTCCAAAACGTAAGCTCCCAACAGACGTCACTAAATTGTAA
- the JIP5 gene encoding Jip5p (similar to uniprot|Q06214 Saccharomyces cerevisiae YPR169W JIP5 Nucleolar protein of unknown function exhibits a physical interaction with Bre1p): protein MGKNTKAKKRAASLEVLASKSSPILEFVFDEPLIHVACHPEQPIVVCAIATGHVFCCKYDAKALKRILNKNEAKLAALENKDDQKRKRFWKLIKLKAEMDTYELEEGEETAAVELLWKTRRHKGSVRGMSFNNDGSKLYTIGIDNVLKKANSLTGKVMKKVTLPLSSEKNHYTKLVTSKTHPFLLLGDELGNIHVLNNDTLQLQNTIKSIHNGDAINDIFQFVGKSVYKFISLGQTTLAYWDSRESNESDASIPADDLDAKRKVYVSDDQEDEMICGSFVNPEDGDILVCGMGEGVLTVWKPKKNDLVDQVTRIPICKNESVDCVISSFQDDNCVYCGCSNGNVYKVNVKLGKVIEIRKHSSIDEVSFIDLDYEYRVLSAGMDKVKLWDIVDEDDDEEGKINESYSNSESDNDNGFDSDADSNSDSESVSSSDVDSASDDEENSKSESEANESDVEETLVGLSKDELLAELEKDLQSSDEDSKHYTKRTKSTQPKKLKKQKKELNNKQLRNLQKHEHGIRKFEGL, encoded by the coding sequence ATGGGTAAAAATACGAAGGCAAAGAAGCGCGCTGCTTCTTTGGAGGTGTTGGCCTCCAAAAGTTCTCCAATATTGGAGTTTGTATTCGATGAGCCGTTAATTCACGTTGCATGCCATCCTGAGCAGCCAATTGTAGTTTGCGCTATCGCTACAGGCCATGTTTTCTGTTGTAAATACGACGCTAAAGCTTTGAAACGTATCTTGAATAAGAACGAAGCCAAGCTTGCCGCATTGGAAAACAAAGATGATCAGAAACGTAAGAGGTTTTGGAAGTTGATAAAACTGAAGGCGGAAATGGATACTTATGAGCTAGAAGAGGGAGAAGAGACCGCCGCGGTTGAGCTACTATGGAAGACTAGAAGGCACAAGGGGAGTGTCAGAGGGATGAGTTTCAATAACGATGGTTCGAAATTGTATACCATTGGTATCGATAACGTGTTGAAGAAAGCCAATTCACTAACTGGTAAAGTAATGAAGAAGGTCACATTACCCTTGTCTAGTGAGAAAAATCATTACACCAAGTTAGTAACGTCAAAGACTCATCCGTTCTTGTTATTGGGTGATGAACTCGGTAATATCCATGTGCTGAATAATGACACATTACAGCTTCAAAACACAATCAAGAGCATCCATAATGGGGATGCCATCAATgacattttccaatttgtCGGGAAATCTGTATACAAGTTTATTTCCTTGGGGCAGACTACATTAGCGTACTGGGATAGTAGAGAATCGAATGAAAGTGATGCCAGCATCCCAGCTGATGATTTAGATGCTAAGAGAAAAGTGTACGTGAGTGATGATCAAGAAGACGAAATGATCTGCGGCTCTTTCGTAAATCCAGAGGATGGAGACATTCTAGTATGTGGTATGGGTGAAGGTGTCTTAACTGTTTGGAAACCTAAGAAGAATGACTTGGTAGATCAAGTTACTAGAATTCCCATTTGCAAAAATGAGAGCGTGGATTGCGTTATCTCGTCTTTCCAGGATGATAACTGTGTCTACTGTGGTTGCTCCAATGGTAACGTTTACAAAGTTAACGTGAAGCTAGGGAAAGTCATTGAAATCCGAAAACACAGCTCTATCGATGAAGTATCCTTCATCGATCTAGATTACGAGTACAGAGTGTTAAGTGCCGGTATGGACAAGGTCAAATTATGGGATATCGTGGATGAGGACGATGATGAGGAGGgaaaaataaatgaaagTTACTCTAACTCGGAAAGTGACAACGACAATGGTTTTGATTCTGACGCCGATTCCAATTCCGATTCAGAATcagtttcatcatcagatgTAGACTCGGCTTCAGATGACGAAGAGAATTCTAAATCCGAATCTGAAGCGAACGAGAGTGACGTAGAGGAGACCCTAGTAGGCCTTTCCAAGGATGAGTTGTTAGCAGAATTGGAGAAAGATCTTCAATCAAGCGATGAGGACTCGAAGCATTACACCAAGAGAACAAAGAGCACACAACCCAAGAAGCtcaagaaacaaaagaaggaattAAATAACAAGCAACTGAGAAACCTTCAGAAACACGAACACGGTATCAGAAAGTTTGAAGGATTGTAG